TCGAGCGGGATTTGCAGCATGCCGCCCGCCAATGCCAAAATGCTCAGCAGGACGAGGGGAATACCCATCCGGTGGCCGATGGTCGTCTCGACTTGCCGGGTTTGGCTACCAAAAAACACCACGAAGACCAGCCGGAAGCTGTAGATGCCGGTGAGCAAGGCGCCGAGACAGCCGACTCCCCATAACGCCGGCGAACGCGAGAAGGCCGCCAGCAGGATTTCATGCTTGCTGTAATAACCGGAAGTGAAAGGCAGCGCGGCCAACGCGGCGCTGCCGATCAGGAAGCTCCAGAATGCAAGCGGCATCGCTTTGCGGAGGCCTCCCATTTTAAAAATGTCGTGTTCGTGGTGGAAACAGAAGATCACCGCGCCGGCCGCCAGGAACAGCAACGCCTTGAAGAAGGCGTGCGTGAGTAGGTGGAAAATCGCCGCCGACCAGGCGCCGCCGCCGAGCGCGAGAAACATGTAGCCGATCTGGCTGATCGTCGAATAGGCCAGGATCCGTTTGATGTCGGTCTGCACCAGGCCCGACAACCCCGCGATCAGTAAAGTAATCCCGCCGACCACGGCGACTGCGGTTTGCACAGGTGGGGCGAGTGTAAACAATACATGCGTCCGCGCGATCAGATAAACTCCCGCGGTGACCATCGTGGCGGCATGGATCAATGCGCTGACCGGCGTCGGGCCGGCCATCGCGTCCGGCAGCCAGGTTTGGAGCGGCAACTGCGCGGATTTGCCGACCGCGCCGCCAAGCAGCAGCGCCGCCGCGGCCACAGGCAGGATCGCGCCGACCGTCCATTGGCTCTGCGCCCGCTCCATCACCGTTTGAATATCGAGCGTATGCAGTTCGGTGAACAGTAAAAACAGGCCCAACGCCAGCGCCATGTCGCCGATGCGGGTCATCACGAACGCCTTGCGCGCGGCGTAACCGTTTTCCGGATTTTCGTACCAGAAGCCGATCAACAGATAGCTGCCGAGTCCGACCCCTTCCCAGCCCAGATAGAGCAGCAGCAGATTGTCCGCGAGCACCAGCACTAGCATCGCGGCAACGAACAGGTTCATATAGGCGAAAAAACGCGCATAGCCGGCATCTTCTTCCATGAATTCGGCCGAATACAGGTGGATCAAAAAGCCGACGCCGGTCACCACGAACAGCATCGTCAGCGACAATGCATCGAGATAAAGGTCGAACGGAATCGCGAGGTCACCGCTGCTGATCCAGGCGCCCAGCGCCAGCCGGTAGGGCGCCATCGAGCCGCGCAGGAATTCGAAGCCGACCAGGAAGGCCAGCAAGGCCGAAATTCCCACGCTGCCGACGCCGATCCGGGCAATCGTCGGCTTGGACAGGCGCCGGCCGAAAAAAACCAGGCTTAGGAAGCCGAGCAGCGGAAAAAGCGGTATCCAGCCTAACAATTGCAACACGGTCGAATCCTCCTGTACGGCTAAGTCCAAAGAACGATTCCTTCCCCCTTGGGGAGAGGATGAGGGCAAAATAAAGTTGTTATTTAACAACTATGGGGCTGCCATCCATACCTCGGCAGATGAAAAATGCGTAGGATGTGCTGAACGAAGTGAAGCGCATCAAATGCCCTTCAGGGTATCGCATCGCGAACGATGCGCCTCCTTCGTCGGCACATCCTACCTGTACTAACCTCGCATTTCGCTGACCGCATCGGCGTCCAGCGTTTTGAAACGGTGAAAAATCTGTAGCGCCAGCCCCAGTCCGATACCGACTTCCGCGGCCGCCAGCGTCAGCACCAGCAAAAACATGATCTGTCCGTCCGCCTGTCCCCAGCGCGAACCCGCCACGATAAACGCCAGCCCCGCCGCATTCAGCATTACTTCCAGCGACATCAGGATCATGATCAGATTGCGGCGCGCCAATACGCCGATCAAGCCGAGCACGAACAGCACCGCCGACAGCATCAGCCCGAATTCCAAAGGAATCGTGTTCATGGGCCGCTCTCCGGAGGTAACGTTTTCGGTATCGGCCTGCCGAGGTGGTAAGCGCCGACCAGCCCGGCCAGCAGCAGGATCGAGGCCAGTTCGACCGCGATCAGATAAGGGCCGAATAAGGTGATGCCGACTTGTTTCGCACTTACGATCCGGCCGGTTTCCATATGACCGCCATGAACGATGATCACGGCCATTTCGGCGAGCAGAATTAGGGCCAGCAACGATGGCCCGATCCAGACGCCGGGCTGTAGCCAAGCACGCTCCTGGGCGGTTGTCGTCTGACCCTGGTTGAGCATCATGATCACGAATACGAATAGCACCATGATCGCGCCCGCGTAGATGATCACTTCCAGCACCGCGGCGAAATAGGCGCCCATCAGGAAGAAGATCACGCCGACCGCCAGCAGCGACAGGATCAGGTACAGGAGCCCGTGGACCGCATTCAGCCGGGTCAGCATCATCACCGTCGCGAACACCGCGACCGCGGAGGTCAGGTAAAACAGGATCGGCGCCATAGGGTTTCCTTCAGGGCAACAGGGTTTTCACATCGACCGGCGGGGCTTCGTTTTCGGCCTGTCCCTTCGCTTTTCCGCCGATCGTCATTCCGGCAACCCGGTAAAAGTTGTAATCGTGATATTTGCCGGTGCCGTCGATCAACAGATGTTCCTTTTCGTAGACCATGTTCTGCCGGTCGTATTCGCACATCTCGAAGTCGGGCGTCAGCTGGATCGCGCAGGTCGGGCAGGCTTCCTCGCAAAATCCGCATAGAATGCAGCGCGAAAAATTGATCCGGAAAAATTCGGGATACCAGCGGCCGTTTTCGTCCTCGGTTTTCTGCAAGGCGATACAATCGACCGGGCACACCACCGCGCAGAGATTGCAGGCGACGCAGCGCTCCTCGCCGTCCGGGTCGCGGGTCAGCACGATGCGTCCCCGGTAGCGCGGGGACAGCGCCGGTTTCTGTTCCGGGTATTCGACCGTATCCGGCTTGACGAACGTGTGTTTCAACACTTCCCATAACGATCGCAACTGGCTCAGCATCATAAGCTCCTTGTCTCGATGGTCAGCCCGGCGGGAGTGCCAGCGCGCCGGTGATCACCAGGTTCAACAGGCCGGCCGGCAGCAGGATTTTCCAGCCGAAGGCCATCAACTGGTCATAGCGCGGGCGCGGCAAGGCGCCGCGGATCAGGATGAAAAACATGACCCCGATGCCCGTCTTCAGGCAGAACCAAGCCAGGGGCGGCAGCCACGGTCCCAGCCAGCCGCCGAAAAACAGCGTCGCGATGATCGCGGAATTCAGGATGATCGCGACATATTCACCGACGAAAAACATCCCGAATTTCATTCCGGAATACTCGGTATGGAAGCCGGCCACCAATTCCTGTTCGGCTTCGGGCAGGTCGAGCGGGCCGCGGCGGCTTTCGGCGACAATCGCGATCAAAAAGATCACGAAGCCCAAAAACTGCGGCACGATGAACCAGCCGCCGCGCTGGGCCTCGACGATTCCTCTTAAATCGAACGTCCCGGCCAGCATCACGACGCCCAT
The genomic region above belongs to Methylomicrobium agile and contains:
- the nuoL gene encoding NADH-quinone oxidoreductase subunit L, translating into MLQLLGWIPLFPLLGFLSLVFFGRRLSKPTIARIGVGSVGISALLAFLVGFEFLRGSMAPYRLALGAWISSGDLAIPFDLYLDALSLTMLFVVTGVGFLIHLYSAEFMEEDAGYARFFAYMNLFVAAMLVLVLADNLLLLYLGWEGVGLGSYLLIGFWYENPENGYAARKAFVMTRIGDMALALGLFLLFTELHTLDIQTVMERAQSQWTVGAILPVAAAALLLGGAVGKSAQLPLQTWLPDAMAGPTPVSALIHAATMVTAGVYLIARTHVLFTLAPPVQTAVAVVGGITLLIAGLSGLVQTDIKRILAYSTISQIGYMFLALGGGAWSAAIFHLLTHAFFKALLFLAAGAVIFCFHHEHDIFKMGGLRKAMPLAFWSFLIGSAALAALPFTSGYYSKHEILLAAFSRSPALWGVGCLGALLTGIYSFRLVFVVFFGSQTRQVETTIGHRMGIPLVLLSILALAGGMLQIPLDSVFPVSHAEAVSPLVSLVTLSMPILGLLIAALFYLTGTFSPAAFANEPIRRLLFSGWGFDAIYRALLIHPFAALARSNKNDRVDSLYAGIARLSRQLHALATVTQTGSVRGYATSMALGSAIVIAIGLLS
- the nuoK gene encoding NADH-quinone oxidoreductase subunit NuoK, with protein sequence MNTIPLEFGLMLSAVLFVLGLIGVLARRNLIMILMSLEVMLNAAGLAFIVAGSRWGQADGQIMFLLVLTLAAAEVGIGLGLALQIFHRFKTLDADAVSEMRG
- the nuoJ gene encoding NADH-quinone oxidoreductase subunit J codes for the protein MAPILFYLTSAVAVFATVMMLTRLNAVHGLLYLILSLLAVGVIFFLMGAYFAAVLEVIIYAGAIMVLFVFVIMMLNQGQTTTAQERAWLQPGVWIGPSLLALILLAEMAVIIVHGGHMETGRIVSAKQVGITLFGPYLIAVELASILLLAGLVGAYHLGRPIPKTLPPESGP
- the nuoI gene encoding NADH-quinone oxidoreductase subunit NuoI, whose product is MLSQLRSLWEVLKHTFVKPDTVEYPEQKPALSPRYRGRIVLTRDPDGEERCVACNLCAVVCPVDCIALQKTEDENGRWYPEFFRINFSRCILCGFCEEACPTCAIQLTPDFEMCEYDRQNMVYEKEHLLIDGTGKYHDYNFYRVAGMTIGGKAKGQAENEAPPVDVKTLLP
- the nuoH gene encoding NADH-quinone oxidoreductase subunit NuoH produces the protein MNAELGEAADIAGILIAVIVVAALLIWVERRLLAVWQDRLGPNRVGPLGLMQVVADMIKMFFKEDWIPPFADKPIFVIAPTIVFMTALAAFAVIPFAPGVGIIDFNFGLLYFLALSSLSVYSIVLAGYASNNKYSLLGGLRAAAQTVSYEVFMGISIMGVVMLAGTFDLRGIVEAQRGGWFIVPQFLGFVIFLIAIVAESRRGPLDLPEAEQELVAGFHTEYSGMKFGMFFVGEYVAIILNSAIIATLFFGGWLGPWLPPLAWFCLKTGIGVMFFILIRGALPRPRYDQLMAFGWKILLPAGLLNLVITGALALPPG